The genomic DNA CCAGGAGTCTCTTATCGGAGATTTTCTGTGAAAGAGGCTTGTTGGCCGCCTTCGCAGCAAGCGCTTTAGCAAGCGAGACGCTTGGATAACCCCTGTCCGCAGCAAACTGGATCTCTGCGGCTAGCGACGCACTCATCTGAAGCTTTTCGCAACGGACCTGCATTCCCTTGGCTTTTCGCTCGACCACAGCTTTTTCAGCCTTCTCCTTCATTTTCATCGGTAACATTACGTATGATGAAACGAATGTTCCAATCCCGGTGGATACGCTCATGACTATGGTCAAGGCAGCGGCGACGAACCATGGACGCTTTTCAATTTCCATGTGGCCCTTTTATCGCGTTGTTCTATGATCCTGAGATCTTATCGGCGTGGCGACCGAAGAGCAACCCATGGTGACAGGCACCGATTGCAGGGCATTAATGCCCTGCAATCGGTGCCTGTCACCTGCGAGTTCGCTTAGTTCAGGTAGTTAAACAGCGATAAGCCGGTCGCCATCTTGAACGTCTGCTGCGCCGCCTGCAAGCTGCTGGTCTGCTGCGCAAAGCGCGAAGCCGCTTCGATCGGGTCGACCTCGATCAGGTCCGCGACCTGGCTCTTGTACTGGATCGACATTTCCGAGCCGGACGTGTCCAGGTAGTCCAGTTCCTTCTCGCGTGCGCCCACCGAGGCGCGTACCGACAGCACGTTGTCCGAGGCCTGCTGGATGTTCTGGTTGGCTTCGTTCAGCGCGTTGGTCAGCTTGGCGCCTGCCGTCGGGCCCGTGCCCGCCGTGCGCAGCGCGTTGATGACGTTCTGGATCGTCTCGAACACCGACTGGTTCTTGCTGGGCTCCAGGGTGAACTTGTCGGTGTCGGCCGGCTCGCCCTTGATGTCGAAGGTGACGCCGTCGAAGGCGATCGGCTGGCCCGCCTTGTAGTCCGTCAGCGGCACCACTTCCGTGCCCAAGGTGTCGTCCGTCACGCTGTACTGCATCGTGCCCGTGGTGGCGTCCTTGGCGAACGTGATCGAATAATTGTGGCCCGTCAGCTGGGCCGAATTCGACACGGTGCCCGGCGAGATGATGCCCGTGCCGGCATTGGGTACGTCGGTCGGGTCGGCCGGGTCCGGCACGTGCGGCTTGGTCAGGAAGGTGCCGTTGCCCGTCAGGTTGCTCTCGAAGATCTGGCTGCCGGAGGCGCTGATCGACATCTTGCGGCCCGAACCCACCTGCAGCTCGCGCTCGCCCTGGTCGCCGTAGTAGGTGGCGCCCGTGGCCGTGCGCGCGAACGGCAGCGTGTTGGTCTTGTAGCCGGCGAACACGTAGCCGCCGGTGCCGTCGGCCGTGTTGGCCTGGCCCATCAGGTCCGTCAGGCGCGCTTCCAGGTTGACGGCCAGCGTTTCGCGGTCGGCGATCGACAGCGCCGGATTGCCGGCATACAGCACCGTGTCCTTGACGTCGTCCAGCAGGTCGCCCACCGTGTCCAGCACGGAGTCGACCTGCGCCAGCGACGACAGCGCCGTCTGGCGGTTGGTCTTGTACTGCTCGTTGATTTCCAGCGACTGCGTCACTTCCAGCGCGCGCGCCGAGGCGACGGGATCGTCCGACGGCGTCAGCACGCGGCGGCCCGTGGAGAGCTGCATCTGGGTCTTGATCATGTTCGACTGCAGCGTGCCCAGCTGGCTGGTGCCGCGGTCGTACATCATGCTGGTGCTGATACGCAGGGTCATAACGTTATTCCTTCAATCGATTCTCGGACACTTAGCGGATCTGCAGCAGCGTGTCGAACAGCTGCCCGGCGATCTGCATCACCTTGCCGGCGGCCTGGTAGGCCTGCTGGTAGCGCAGCAAGTCCGCTGCTTCCTCGTCCAGGTTGACGCCGGACACGCTCTGCTGCGACGCCATCGCCTGGTTGACGGTCGTCTCGGCGGCGTCGCTGCCCACCTTCATCTCGCGCGTCTTGTTGCCCACGTAGTTGACGGTGCCAGCATAGCTGCCCTGGAACGTGGCGCTGTTGCCGTTCAGGATGTTCTTGGTTTGCAGGCCGGCCAGCAACACGCCGTTGCGGCCGTCGCCGACGCCGCTCGCGTTCTTCGCGACGTTGAACGTGTCGCCATCCTTCGGCTGGCCGTTCAGGACGAAGGAAAGGCCGTTGCTGCTGTAGGTGGCACCTTCCGCGTACGGAATCGTGTCGCCCGGAGCGTAGTCGTTGGAGACACCGCTCGCCAGCGTGACGCGCACGGTGGCGCCAGCCGCGAAGCCGTCCACGCTGCGGGTGGCCGGGTCCAGCGGGTCGGCCTGGTGGAAGCCGATCGTCAGCGGCGTCATGTCCGTCAGCGCGTTGCCCGGCTCCAGGTAAGTCGCATCGACCGTGCCGGCGCTGATCGTGCCGCTGCCTTTGTTGCTGGTCGGGACGGACGTGGCGACCGGCGCGGCCAGCGCGATCTTCTTGAAGTCCGTGATGCCCACTTCGATGTCCGCGGCCGCCGTGTAGGTGGGGCGGATCTGGAAGCGGTCGCCCTGCGTTGCCGCGCCGCCGAAGTTGTAGGTCACGCCGTCGATCTCCGTGTCCACGCCGGGCGGGATGGCGATCGCGCTACCGGTGCCGTCGGCGCGCGTCATCTGGAAATCGGTGCCGTCGAACACGACGTCGTAGTCGACGCCTTTCAGCGCCGACGCATCCGTGATCGTGGCCTGCACGTCCGTCGTGCTGGCCGCCGAGTTGCGGATGTCGTAACCCACGTAAGCCTTGATGGGCTTGAAATAGTTGTCGCCCAGGGCGCCGTTCAGGTCCTGGCCCAGCTTGTGCTGGTCGTTGAACGCCGTGGCGAGGCCCGCCGCCACCTGGCCGATCTGGTTCTGCACCTTGTCCAGCGTCTGGCTGCGGAAGGACATGAAACCGCCCAGCGCGCCGCCGGCGAACGTATCGTCCGGCAGTGGCGAGACCCGGCCCGACGTGGTCTGGTAGCCGACGACAGTGCGGTTCGGGTCGGTCGGCGACGCCATCGTGGTCAGGTTCATATTGCCGACGCCAACGACCAGCGGCTGCCCCGAGCCGATCGACACGTTGAGCATATTGTTATCGGTCGGCAGCACGGTCACCTTGACCTGCTGGTTCAGTTCGCGGATCAGCTGGTCGCGCTGGTCCAGCAGGTCGTTGGGCGGATTGAGCGGGTCCATCGTCGCCGCGGCGATCTTCTTGTTCAGGTCGGCGATCTGCGTGGAATATGCATTGATCGTGTTGACGGTGGACGTGACGGAATTGTTGACGCCATCCTGCAGCTCGCGCAGCCGGCCGGACACCTCGTGGAAGCGTGCCGTCAAGGTCTGCGACGACGACAGCATCGATTCGCGCGCGGCCTGCAGCGACGGGGTGGCATTCGCCGTCTGCACGCCCTTGAAGAAATCCTGCAGCGCCGGCGACAGGCCGATCGTGCTGTCCGACAGCATGTTGTCGATCTGGCTGATCTGGCCCAGGTAGGCATCCACCGAGCCCTGGTTGGCCTGGGCGGTCATCAGCTGGGTGTTCAGGAAGTTGTCGTAGTAACGCTTGATCTGCGCTACTTCGGTACCCGTGCCGATGTAGCCGACGCCCTGGTTCACCGGCGGCAAGGTGCCCTGCACGATGCCCTGGCGGCTGTACCCTGCCACGCTCGCATTCGTGATGTTGTGACCGGTCGTGGCGATGCCCGTCTGGGCCGCCAGCAGGCCGGTCTTACCGATGCTGAGGAGGTTGCTCATGGGTGGTTTCTTTCCTGTCCTGATCTCGTATACGTCAGGGGCGGACCAAACTTGAGGGCCCCCGTCACATTATTCCGATGCGCTTATGCCAACGCGCTTATGCCAAAGTCTTCTTGATGACAGCGGCCAGCTTGGCGGCGTAGTTCGGGTCGGTCGCGTAGCCCGCCTTTTGCAGGCCGCGCGCGAACGCCGTGGCGTCGCCGCCGCTGGCCAGCACTTTCTCGTAGCGCGGATTGTTGGTGATCAGCTTGGCGTAGTCCTTGAAGCTGTCGGCATAGCTGTCGTAGGCGCGGAAACGCTCGACCTTGCGGGTGGCGCGGCCGTTCACGTATTCGGTGGTGGCGACGTCGACGGTCTTGCCGGTCCAGTTGCTGCCGGCCTTGATGCCGAACAGGTTGTGACTGTTGGTGCCGTCCGCGCCCTTGATTTCGCGCTTGCCCCAGCCGCTTTCCAGTGCCGCCTGGCCCAGCATGAACTTGGCCGGCACGCCGGTGGCCTTGCTGGCCTCCTCGGCGTGCACCGCCAGCTTGTCCGAGAACGCGCGCACGTGGGCGTGCCGCGACGTGCTGGCCGCCGCGGCCGCCGGCGCGGTGGCGGCGTTGGCCGCGGCATTGCCGCCGGCCGCCTCGATGGAGCGCTGCAGCTTGGCCGCATCGATCATCGAGCGGGTCAGGCCGCCGGCCGGCATGGCCGCGTCGGCGTTCAGCTCGGCGTTGGCGCCGTTCACCCCGGCGGTCTTCGACAATTGACGAACGAGCACGTCCGCCAGGCCGATGCCCTTTTTGGCAATGTTCTGGCTGGTCTGCTGGTCCAGCATGGTGGTGAACATCTTGGTTTGCTGGTTGTCGAGCATGCCTTCCTGCGGCGTCGCGTCGCGCATGCTTTTGAGCATCATGTTGACGAACATGGCTTCGAACTGCGTTGCCGCGGCCCGGGTGGCCTCCGCCGAACCCGCCTTGGCGCCCTGGCGCAATTCGGACAGCCCTTTGCTGTCGATCGCGAGGTTGGCGGAAAGGTCGTTGGGTGTGCTGGTCTGGCGGATCATGGCAGCCTCGTTTCTTTTTTAGATGATTTCCAGTTCCGCGCGCAGGGCGCCGGATGCCTTCATTGCTTGCAGGATCGCCAGCAGGTCCTGCGGCGATGCGCCGATGGCGTTCAGCGCCTTGACCACGTCCGCCAGCGAGGCGCCGCCCTGCACCATCAGCACCTTGCCCGGCGCCTTCTGGATGTCGACGGAACCGGGGTTCGTGACCACGGTCTGGCCGCCCGACAGCGGGTTCGGCTGGCTCACCTGCGGATCGGCCGACACGGCCACCGACAGGTTGCCGTGCGAGATCGCGCAGGTCTGCAGCGTCACGGCCTGGTTCATCACGACGGAGCCGGTACGCGCGTTCATGATGACCTTGGCGGCCAGCGCGGCCGGGCGCACGTCGATCTCTTCCAGCTGGCCGATGAACGTCACGCGCTGGTCGGAGGCGGACGGCGCCTGCACGCGGATGACGCGGCCGTCCAGCGCATAGGCGATGCCCGAGCCGTACTTGTTGTTGATGGCTTCGACCACACGGCTGGCGGTGGCGAAGTCGCTGCTGTTCAGTTCCAGGCGGATCTGGCCGTTCTCGCCCAGGTTGGTCGGCACGGCACGCTCGACGGTGGCACCACCGGAGATACGGCCCACCGACAGGTGATTGACGACCACGGAAGCGCCGCCGCCGGGCGACTGCGCACCGACGCCGCCCACCAGGATATTGCCCTGTGCCATGCCGTAGATGGCGCCATCGGCGCCCTTCAGCGGCGTCATCAGCAGGGTGCCGCCGCGCAGGCTCTTGGCGTTACCCATCGACGAGACCGTCACGTCCAAGGTCTGGCCCGGCTGGGCGAACGCCGGCAGCGACGTGGTGACCATGACGGCCGCCACGTTCTTCAGCTGCAGGTTGGTGCCCGGCGGCAGCGAAACGCCCATCTGCTGCAGCATCGAGGCGATGCTTTGCACGGTGAACGGGGTTTGCGTGGTCTGGTCGCCGGTGCCGTCCAGGCCCACGACGATGCCGTAGCCCATCAGCTGGTTTTGGCGCACGCCGGCGATGCTGGCGAGGTCCTTCAGGCGCTCGGCATGGGCGGCCGGCGCGAGCAGAGCAATCGAAACGCCGATCGCAGCGAGGGTCTTGGCAAGGATGGTCATATCAGAACGGCAGCAAGCTCATGAAGAAACGCGACGCCATCGACGACAGCTCGGCGCGGTCCAGGTGCGTATTGGTGCGGTATTCGACGCGGGCATCGGCGATCGCGGTGGACGACACCGTGTTGCCGGCGCCGATCGTGTCCGGATTGACGACGCCGGAGATGCGGATGAACTCCGTGCCCTTGTCCATCGCCACCTGCTTCTCCCCGGCGACGACGAGATTGCCGTTGGCCAGCACTTCCACCACCGTCACGCCCATGGTGCCCGTGAAGGTGTTGCTGGCGGTCTGGCTGGCGGCATCGGCCGACTTGCTTTCCGAGCTGGTGCCGATATTGGCACCCAGCTTGCCCTGCAACAGGCCCGGCACGTTGACGTTGGCGCTGCCGCTGCGGCTGTTCGAGCTGGCGCCGTTCTTGACGGCGGAGGTGCGCTCGGTGATGACGACGTTGATGATGTCGCCCACGTGGCGGCCGCGGCGGTCTTCGAACGCGGGCCGGTAGCTGGCGGTCTGGAAGATGGCGCCGTTGGCGGTGGCAGCCGTCTGCATGGGCGGAATCGGACGCGCGGTCGTGGGACCGGCGACGATCGTCGTCGGCGTGCTGGCGCAGCCGGCCAGCGCGGCCAGGATGAAGGCGGAGAAAGCGAGCTTTTTCATGATTACATCTGCGACAGTTTTTGCAGCATCTGGTCGGAGGTCGTGATGGCCTTGCTGTTGATCTCGTACGCGCGCTGCGTCTGGATCATGTTGACCATCTCTTCCACCACGTTGACGTTGGACGTCTCGACGTAGCCCTGCAGGATCTGGCCGGTGCCGTTCTGGCCCGGCTGGTTCTGCTGGGCGGCGCCGGAAGCGCCCGTCTCGACGTACAGGTTCTCGCCCATTGACTGCAGGCCGGTGGGGTTGATGAACGTGGCGAGCTGGAGCGAGCCGATCTGCTGCGCGGCAGCCTGGCCCGGCAGTTGCACGGACACGGTGCCGTCCTTGCCGACGGTGATGTTGTCGGCATTGATGGGAATGGTGATCGGCGGTTGCAGCACGTAGCCGCTGGACGTGACCATCTGACCGTTGTTGTCGCGCTGGAACGAGCCGTCGCGCGTGTAGGCGGTGGTGCCGTCGGGCATCAGCACGGTAAAGAAGCCGTTGCCGTTGACCATCAGGTCCTTGTCGTTGCCGGAGGCTTGCGGATTACCCTGGGTGTGGATGCGCTCGATCGTGACGGGACGTACACCCGTACCGACCTGCATGCCCGAGGGCAGCTGGGTCTGCTGCGAGGAATTGGCGCCAGGCTGGCGCACGTTTTGGTACAGCAGGTCCTCGAACACGGCGCGCGACTTCTTGAAGCCGTTGGTGCTGACGTTGGCGAGGTTGTTCGACACAGTGTCCATCTGTGTCTGCTGCGCTTCCATGCCGGTCTTGGCAATCCAGAGCGAACGAATCATGTGCTTTCTCCCGTAATGCCGGCCAGGGAAGGATTCCCGTGACCGGACAACTGGAAGCTCTGGAACTATGCGGCCTGTAGAGCTTCCTCCGATGAAAGCATTATGCGCGGCAACGAATCAATTCAAAGCGAGGATCTGGGTGGCTTTCGCCGCGTTATTCTCGGCGTTCTTTATCAAGCTCATCTGTGTGTCGAACGACCTTGCCAAGGCGATCATATTGACCATCGCGTCGACCGGATTGACGTTGCTGCCTTCCAGGCAACCGTCGGCCAGGCGCACGTTCTGGTCGGCCTGGGCCGGCTGGCCGGATTCGAGGCGGAACAGGCCGTCGTCGCCGCGCAGCAGGCCCGTCGTCGGTGGATTGACCAGCTTGATACGGCCCAGCACATTGGCGGGACCCGGCTGGCCCTGGCTGGTATCGATGCCGCTGACGGTGCCGTCGGCCGAGATCGCCACGTTCATGTTCGGCGGCACCGCGATCGGGCCGTTCTCGCCCTGCAGGGTCAGGCCGGCGCTGGTCTGCAGCAGGCCGTTCTCGCTGATCTTCAGGCTGCCGTTGCGGGTGTAGGCCTCGGAGCCGTCGTTCGACTGCACCGCCAGCCAGCCTTCGCCACGCACGGCCACGTCCAGCGCGCGGCCCGTGGTTTCGATCGGACCGGAACGGAAGTCGGAGCCGACCGTGGAGTCGACCACGAAGGTGCGCGTCGGCAGGCCTTCGGAAACGACCGGCACCGCGCGGAACGCATCGAGCTGGGCACGAAAGCCCGTCGTAGTCGCGTTGGCAAGGTTGTTCGACGTGGTGGCCTGCTGGTCCAGGATGTGCCTGGCGCCGGTCATTGCGGTGTAGACGAGTTTGTCCATGGTGTGCTCTCTGTTTGGTCTTGGTGCTGGCCGGTAGGCCAGCACCGCTGCGCAGGCGAAGAGCGTTGCTCTTCGAAACCCCTGCTTCGCTCCCCGCAGGGGACTGACCCCGGTTTTTATCCAGGTTCTTTGAGGGATCGATTAAAACCAGGGTCAGTCCCCGTTGGGGACAGACCCTAAGCCCTCAACTGCTAACGACTAACAATTAACGCAGGTTCACCAGCGTCTGCAACACAGAGTCTTCCGTCTTGATCGTCTGCGCATTGGCCTGGTACACGCGCTGCGCCGTGATCATGTCGACCAGCGCTTCGGTCAGGTCGACGTTCGACGCCTCGACCGAGGAGGAACGCAGCGCGCCCATGCCGCCTTCGCCCGGCACGCCGATCTGCGGCACGCCCGAGCCCGAGCTTTCCGCCCAGGCGTTGTTGCCCAGCGGGGTCAGGTTCTCGACGCTGGTGAAGTCGGCGAGCACGATCTGCGCCAGCGGGCGCGATTTGCCATTGCTGTATTGGCCCAGGATGACGCCGTTGTCGTCGGCGGCGAAGCGCTGCAGGCTGCCGGACGAGTAGCCGTCCTGGGTCGACATCTTCTCGCTGGTCGGCGTGCCGTACTGGGTGGTGCCTTCGAACGTGGTCGAGATCGGGATCGTCAGCACGGCACCGTTGTCCGGGAAGATCGGCAGATTGATCGTCAGCGGCAGGGTGGTCGGCGGGACGGCGGCGGCCATCGCGGCGGCGTCCAGCGTACCGGTCTTGTTGAAGATCATGGTGCCCACCTTGACGGCTGGCACGTTGACGGCGGCCTGCAGCTTGGCGTCGATGATGGCCGGGCCGTTGCCCAAGGTGGCGGCGGCGCTGGTGGCGCCGGTGTAGACGGCCGTGATCTGGTCCTGCTGCACCTGGTTGGCGCCGGCGGCCTGTGCCGCCGCCAGCACGGCGTCGCCGGCCGCGGTGGCATAGGCCTGCTGTGCGGCCGTGATGTCGGCGGACGTGGAGCCCGGGGTGTTGATGACGGTCTGGTAAGCCTCACGGGCGGCGGTCGCGTCGGCCGAGCTGATGGCCGCCTGCAGCACGGCTTTCGCGTCGATCGTCAGGCCGTCGTTGGCCGCATAGGCGTCCCACTTGCCGGCGCCCAGGTTGACGTAGTACATGCCCATCGTGTGCTCGTTGCCCAGCGAGTCATACACCGGCAGCACGGTCTGCTTGGTGTAGGAGGTAGGATCGGAAGCGTCGAACGGCACGGTCTTCGGCACGGTCGAGTTGGACGACAGGTTGATCTGGAAATTGGCCTTGGTGGTCTGCACCGGTGCCAGGTCGGACGAGTCGATCGTGATCGGCACCGGCGCACCCTGCAGGATGACGCCGTCGCGGTTGGCCACGAAGCCCGTCAGCGAGGCGCCCTGAGCATTGACGATCGTGCCGTTCTTGTCCATCGAGAACTGGCCGTTACGGGTGTACTGGATGGCGCCGTCCACCGTGGTGCGGAAGAAGCCGCCGCCGTTGATCGACAGGTCCAGCGGGTTGTTGGTCGTCTCGATATTGCCTTGCGTGAATTGCTGGGCCAGGCGCGCCACCTGCACGCCGATGCCGGGATTGTTGCCGCTGATACCGTTCAGGGAATTGGCATACATGTCGGCGAACTGCGCCTCCGTGCTCTTGAAGCCGACCGTGCTGGCGTTGGCGATGTTGTTGCCGATGACGTCGAGCGACTTGGCTGCGCCGTTGAGACCGCTGAGACCTTGTTGGAACATGATTTTCCCCTGTCAGAAATTGGGCTGATGCTTGAATTCGAAATGTGCCGGCAAAGCGGCGCTTACATGACCTGCTTGATGTCGTCCATGGTCAGCTGCCCCATGCCCGGCACATTGATCTTGGCGCCCGTCGGGCCCGTGGACACGCTGGCAACGCTGCCGAACGACAGCGTCTTGGCGTCCGTCACCGGCTGGCCGCCCGTCGTGGCGGTCACGCTCAGCGTGTAGTTGCCGTTCGGCGCGGTATTGCCGTCGGCCATCTTGCCGTCCCAGACCAGCGGCTGCACGCCGGCCTCGACGGCAGACATCGAAATCGTCTGCACCACCTTGCCGCTGGCGTTCTTGATGTCGACGTCGACCTTGTCGGCATACGAGCCCAGCTCGACGCCGAAGATGCCCTTGCCGTCCGCCACCTGCATGCTCTTGCCGGCGGCCAGCACGCCATGGTTGATCAGGTTGACGGCCTGGCCGGACGTGGTGGCCGCATAGTCGGACTTGAGCGATTCCAGCGTATCGTTCAGCTTGTTGATGCCGGTAACGGTGTTCAACTGGGCCAGCTGGCTGGTCACCTGGGCGTTGTCCAGGGGATTAAGCGGGTCCTGGTTCTTCAGCTGCGTGATGAGCAGGGTCATGAACTTGTCCTGCTCGGCCGAGATCTGGCCGCTCTTGGACGTTTCCTTCGGGTTGACCGTGTTCAGCAGGGCGGACGACGGGCCGGCGGCGGCAGTAGTATTGGTGATCGACATGGTGGGCTGCTCGCTTATTGACCGATGGTCAGGGTTTTCATCAGCAGGCTCTTGGCCGCGTTCATCGTTTCGACGTTGTTCTGGTACGAGCGCGAGGCCGACAGCATATTGACCATCTCGTCCACCACGTTCACGTTCGGCATCTCCACATAGCCCTTCTCGTCGGCCAGCGGATTCTTCGGGTCGTACACCATCTTCATCGGCGACGGGTCCTCGATGACCTGCTGCACCTTGACGCTGGTGGCCGTGTTGTCCGCGCTCGGGGTCGCCTCGAACACGACCTGCTTGGCACGGTAGGCCTGGCCGCTGGCGCTGGTGGCGCTGTCGGCGTTGGCCAGGTTGCTGGCGACGACGTTCAAGCGCTGCGACTGCGCGCTCATCGCCGAGCCGGAGACATTGAAGATATTAAACAGCGACATGATTACTGGCCTCCCTGGATCACGGACAGCAGGCCCTTGATCTGGCTGTTGATGAAGTTCACGCCGGCCTCGTAGCGCAGCGCGTTGTCGGCGAACTGGTTGCGCTCGACGTCCATGTCGACCGTGTTGCCGTCCACCGCGCCCTGCACCACGCCGCGGTATTGCAGCGGCGTGCCGTCGGCCAGCGTGCCGGCGCCCAGCGGCGGCATCGGATAGTGCTTCGGCGCCGTGGTTTTCAGCGGGCCCTGCTTGTTGACGTCCAGCGCGGACTGCAGCGCGCTGGAAAAATCGATATCGCGGGCCTTGTAGTTGGGGGTGTCCGCATTGGCGATATTGGAAGCGAGCACGCTCTGGCGCGTCGAGCGCAGGCTCAGTGCCGTTTCGTTGAATCGCATGTAATCGTCGAGTTTGCCTAGCATTTCGCTTCCTTCCCATCGGTAACAGGATCGATGATACGGATGCTCTACGGCAATTGAAGCGACGAGAAGCGCTGGCTTTCCGGTCCTGTTCGCCCCTTTCGCCGCGCCGGCAATGTCTATCATGGCAGCATTCAACGGGAATATTGCACCATGAAAACTCTCTCTACTGCTGTTGCCGCCCTGCTGCTGGCGTCCAGCGCCCAGGCGGCGGACACGATGGACCCGGCCAAGCTGCGCCAGACCGTGGACCAGTTCCTGCAGGTACAAAGCGCGGGCCTGCCGGGCAAGGTAACCGTCACCGTCGGCAACGTGGACCAGCGCATGAAACTGGCCAATTGCCCGGCGCCGGAAGCGTTCCTGATGCCCGGCACCAAGCCATGGGGCAAGACGACGGTGGGCGTGCGCTGCACGGCGCCCTCGCCCTGGACGGTTTACATTCCCGCCAATGTGTCGGTTTTGGGCAACTATATTGCCGCCGCCGCGCCGGTGGCGCAGGGCCAGCCCATCGTCGACAGCCAGTTGGTGACGATGCAGGGCGACCTGACGACCATGCCGGCCAGTATCGCGACGGACAAGGCCCAGGTACTGGGCCGGACCAGCAATATTGCGATTTCGGCCGGCATGCCGCTGCGGCTGGACAGCCTGCGCAGCAAGAGCGTGGTGCAGACGGGCCAGCTGGTGCGGCTGGTCTCCGCCGGGCCCGGTTTCAAGGTATCGGCGGAAGCCAAGGCGGTCGCCAACGCGGCCGAAGGCCAGGTCGTGCAGGTACGCACGACCGGCGGACAGAACATCAGTGGCATCGCCCGCGCGGGCGGGATGGTTGAAGTGGCATTCTAAAAATTTCGGCCGGCGCTAAAGTTTGTGGCGCCGCTGCCGTTATAAGACTCGTACACCGGAGTAAAAGCTCCCACCAGACGAGGAAGATGCTGTGAAAATCAACGATCCATTGAAGAGCAACGGCTTGCCGGGCAACACCCCGGCAAACAATGCCCGCACGAACGCAGCCACGACGGCCAATACGGCCGGCACGGCAGCGAGCACGGCGGCAAATACGGCCGCCACGACGGCGGCCCAGGCTGGCTCGGACAATGTACGCCTGTCCTCCCAAGGGCAGGCGCTGGCGGCAAGCAGCAGCAGCGGCGTGTTCGACACGAAGAAAGTCGAACGCATCAAGCTGGCGATTGCCGACGGTCAGTTCCAGGTTAATTCTGAAAAAGTAGCGGATGGCTTGCTCGATACGGTCAAGGATCTGCTGCACTCTCGAAAGCGATAGGACATCATGAACGGTGCCACCACGACTCCCATGCACAGCCTGAAGGCTGAACATACGCTGATTATTTCCCTACGCGAAGTGCTGCTGCAGGAACAGAATCTCCTGGTGGCCGCCGACATCGACAAGCTGGACCCGCTGACGTCCCGCAAGGCCGAGCTGATCAACGAAATGGCCCTGACGGCCAACCAGCGCCACCGCAGCCTGGCCGCCGCCGGCTTTGCCCGCGGCGAGGCCGGCATGGAAGCCTGGCTGGCCGCGCACGGCAGCGATGCCGACAAACTGCTGTGGCACGACGTGCTGGACCAGACCCGCGAGGCGAAGG from Pseudoduganella armeniaca includes the following:
- a CDS encoding flagella synthesis protein FlgN; translation: MNGATTTPMHSLKAEHTLIISLREVLLQEQNLLVAADIDKLDPLTSRKAELINEMALTANQRHRSLAAAGFARGEAGMEAWLAAHGSDADKLLWHDVLDQTREAKELNRLNGMLINRQLNHTQGALQALRPQAQTGVYGPSGRTATSTFSRGFVAG
- a CDS encoding flagellar hook protein FlgE, whose amino-acid sequence is MFQQGLSGLNGAAKSLDVIGNNIANASTVGFKSTEAQFADMYANSLNGISGNNPGIGVQVARLAQQFTQGNIETTNNPLDLSINGGGFFRTTVDGAIQYTRNGQFSMDKNGTIVNAQGASLTGFVANRDGVILQGAPVPITIDSSDLAPVQTTKANFQINLSSNSTVPKTVPFDASDPTSYTKQTVLPVYDSLGNEHTMGMYYVNLGAGKWDAYAANDGLTIDAKAVLQAAISSADATAAREAYQTVINTPGSTSADITAAQQAYATAAGDAVLAAAQAAGANQVQQDQITAVYTGATSAAATLGNGPAIIDAKLQAAVNVPAVKVGTMIFNKTGTLDAAAMAAAVPPTTLPLTINLPIFPDNGAVLTIPISTTFEGTTQYGTPTSEKMSTQDGYSSGSLQRFAADDNGVILGQYSNGKSRPLAQIVLADFTSVENLTPLGNNAWAESSGSGVPQIGVPGEGGMGALRSSSVEASNVDLTEALVDMITAQRVYQANAQTIKTEDSVLQTLVNLR
- the flgM gene encoding flagellar biosynthesis anti-sigma factor FlgM, whose protein sequence is MKINDPLKSNGLPGNTPANNARTNAATTANTAGTAASTAANTAATTAAQAGSDNVRLSSQGQALAASSSSGVFDTKKVERIKLAIADGQFQVNSEKVADGLLDTVKDLLHSRKR
- the flgA gene encoding flagellar basal body P-ring formation chaperone FlgA, yielding MKTLSTAVAALLLASSAQAADTMDPAKLRQTVDQFLQVQSAGLPGKVTVTVGNVDQRMKLANCPAPEAFLMPGTKPWGKTTVGVRCTAPSPWTVYIPANVSVLGNYIAAAAPVAQGQPIVDSQLVTMQGDLTTMPASIATDKAQVLGRTSNIAISAGMPLRLDSLRSKSVVQTGQLVRLVSAGPGFKVSAEAKAVANAAEGQVVQVRTTGGQNISGIARAGGMVEVAF
- the flgC gene encoding flagellar basal body rod protein FlgC gives rise to the protein MSLFNIFNVSGSAMSAQSQRLNVVASNLANADSATSASGQAYRAKQVVFEATPSADNTATSVKVQQVIEDPSPMKMVYDPKNPLADEKGYVEMPNVNVVDEMVNMLSASRSYQNNVETMNAAKSLLMKTLTIGQ
- the flgB gene encoding flagellar basal body rod protein FlgB → MLGKLDDYMRFNETALSLRSTRQSVLASNIANADTPNYKARDIDFSSALQSALDVNKQGPLKTTAPKHYPMPPLGAGTLADGTPLQYRGVVQGAVDGNTVDMDVERNQFADNALRYEAGVNFINSQIKGLLSVIQGGQ
- a CDS encoding flagellar hook assembly protein FlgD, which encodes MSITNTTAAAGPSSALLNTVNPKETSKSGQISAEQDKFMTLLITQLKNQDPLNPLDNAQVTSQLAQLNTVTGINKLNDTLESLKSDYAATTSGQAVNLINHGVLAAGKSMQVADGKGIFGVELGSYADKVDVDIKNASGKVVQTISMSAVEAGVQPLVWDGKMADGNTAPNGNYTLSVTATTGGQPVTDAKTLSFGSVASVSTGPTGAKINVPGMGQLTMDDIKQVM